One Micavibrio aeruginosavorus ARL-13 genomic window carries:
- the prmC gene encoding peptide chain release factor N(5)-glutamine methyltransferase — protein MQTLVPLYKDIQTRFRAAGVENPGLEARILVKAALGVSDADLITGSAQTYPQADLDRLEAMVARRLAGEPPSRILGSREFWGRDFVLSPDTLDPRADTETLIEAALECFKGQEPPKRILDIGTGTGCIIITLLAEWPGAAGIATDLAIGAVDTARLNAANNGVADRIQVVHTRWADGIDDRFDLIVSNPPYIPSKDIESLDENVRRFDPILALDGGNDGLDAYRMILEQGKSRLKPGGVMLWEIGINQLKDITRLVENIGATRGRVWADLGGIPRVVEISYGDK, from the coding sequence ATGCAAACGCTAGTTCCTCTCTACAAAGATATCCAGACCCGTTTCCGGGCCGCCGGGGTTGAAAACCCGGGGTTGGAGGCGCGTATTCTGGTCAAGGCGGCGCTGGGGGTGTCGGATGCGGATTTGATCACAGGTTCTGCACAGACTTATCCACAGGCTGATCTGGATCGGTTGGAGGCTATGGTCGCCCGTCGTCTGGCGGGGGAACCGCCATCCCGGATTCTGGGCAGTCGTGAATTTTGGGGGCGGGATTTTGTCCTGTCGCCGGATACGCTGGACCCGCGCGCCGATACCGAAACATTGATTGAGGCCGCGCTGGAATGTTTCAAGGGGCAGGAGCCGCCAAAGCGGATTCTGGATATCGGTACGGGAACCGGGTGTATTATCATCACATTGCTGGCCGAATGGCCGGGCGCGGCCGGGATTGCGACCGATTTGGCCATCGGGGCGGTGGATACGGCCCGGTTGAATGCTGCGAATAATGGGGTGGCGGACCGGATTCAGGTGGTGCACACGCGCTGGGCCGATGGAATTGATGATCGTTTTGACCTGATTGTGTCGAATCCGCCCTATATTCCCTCTAAGGATATCGAATCATTGGATGAAAATGTCCGCAGATTCGACCCGATTCTGGCCTTGGATGGGGGAAATGATGGGTTGGATGCCTATCGGATGATCCTTGAACAAGGAAAATCGCGCTTAAAACCCGGCGGCGTGATGCTGTGGGAAATTGGCATAAATCAGTTAAAGGACATCACGCGACTCGTTGAAAATATTGGCGCGACTCGGGGCCGGGTATGGGCCGATTTGGGCGGAATTCCGCGGGTTGTGGAAATCTCGTATGGGGATAAATAA
- a CDS encoding J domain-containing protein — translation MTAYQPDYYAALGVSRHASQDEIKLGYRRAAFKTHPDRDGGSETRFKLVGEAYDTLSDRAKRTAYDQNNPLAGLKTAQQNAAPPSAQPTPEPQNDNLVDRVNAIVDHWNDYLDTLENLGSLRKTANLHFQKTHADLFMQGAVWDNDLIRPQFNAHADAARTTLRTQANETLDVAVNKFSSEDRGLGPYILDVKRVVKTHTETGNMINTAGVRAAFAAIEEKLAKRQDVIQNTLDVIGGKTTDLRYKPQTL, via the coding sequence ATGACTGCATACCAACCCGATTATTATGCCGCTCTGGGTGTTTCACGCCATGCGTCACAGGACGAAATCAAGCTGGGCTATCGCCGCGCGGCCTTTAAAACGCACCCGGACCGTGACGGCGGAAGCGAAACACGCTTCAAATTGGTTGGTGAGGCCTATGACACATTATCCGATCGCGCCAAACGCACCGCCTATGACCAGAACAACCCGCTGGCCGGTTTGAAAACCGCGCAGCAGAACGCAGCGCCCCCGTCCGCGCAGCCAACACCAGAACCGCAAAACGACAATCTGGTCGATCGCGTGAATGCGATTGTTGATCACTGGAATGATTATCTGGATACGCTGGAAAATCTGGGGTCCTTGCGCAAAACCGCCAATCTGCATTTTCAAAAGACGCATGCCGATTTGTTTATGCAGGGTGCCGTGTGGGACAATGACCTGATCCGCCCGCAATTCAACGCCCATGCCGACGCCGCCCGCACAACATTACGGACGCAGGCCAATGAAACACTGGATGTGGCAGTGAATAAATTTTCGTCCGAGGATCGTGGACTGGGACCCTATATCCTGGATGTGAAGCGCGTCGTGAAAACGCACACCGAAACCGGGAACATGATTAACACAGCGGGCGTGCGCGCTGCCTTTGCCGCGATTGAGGAAAAACTGGCCAAGCGTCAGGATGTAATTCAAAACACGCTGGACGTGATCGGTGGAAAGACCACCGACCTGCGTTATAAACCGCAAACGTTATAA
- the prfA gene encoding peptide chain release factor 1, with amino-acid sequence MALKDKMGPIKARHSELAALMGEGNLSGEAYVKLSREYAELGPVVEAIDAYDAALKEKADLEAMLSDKDMAEMAQEELYALKDRLPGLEEQVKLALIPKDEADSRNAILEIRAGTGGDEAALFAADLFAMYRGYAATRGWRFEVAEMSENDLGGYKEIIVEVQGSDVFSRLKYESGGHRVQRIPVTEAGGRIHTSAATVAVMPEAEDVDIHIDEKDLRIDVYRAQGAGGQHVNKTESAVRITHIPTGTVAACQEGKSQHKNRDTAMKMLRSKLYEAQWRKQAEERSANRKSQVGSGDRSERIRTYNFPQGRVTDHRINMTLYALDDVLSGKDLDKFIDALISEENAEKLAELE; translated from the coding sequence ATGGCACTGAAGGACAAAATGGGCCCGATCAAGGCCCGGCACAGCGAACTGGCCGCCCTGATGGGGGAAGGCAATTTGAGCGGCGAAGCATACGTCAAGCTGTCACGCGAATATGCCGAGCTCGGCCCGGTGGTCGAGGCGATTGATGCCTATGACGCCGCCCTGAAGGAAAAAGCCGATCTGGAAGCCATGCTGTCCGACAAGGACATGGCCGAAATGGCCCAGGAAGAACTTTACGCCCTGAAGGACCGCCTGCCGGGTTTGGAGGAACAGGTCAAACTGGCCCTGATCCCGAAGGACGAAGCCGACTCCCGCAACGCCATTCTGGAAATCCGGGCCGGGACCGGGGGGGACGAAGCCGCTTTGTTCGCCGCCGACCTGTTTGCCATGTACCGGGGCTATGCCGCCACACGGGGCTGGCGTTTTGAAGTGGCCGAGATGAGCGAGAATGACCTGGGCGGGTACAAGGAAATTATCGTCGAGGTGCAGGGGTCCGATGTGTTTTCCCGCCTGAAATATGAATCCGGGGGCCACCGGGTCCAGCGTATTCCGGTGACGGAAGCCGGGGGGCGTATCCATACATCCGCCGCCACCGTGGCCGTGATGCCCGAGGCCGAAGATGTCGACATTCACATTGATGAAAAAGACCTGCGCATCGACGTCTACCGGGCGCAGGGCGCGGGCGGCCAGCACGTCAACAAGACCGAAAGCGCGGTCCGCATTACCCATATTCCCACCGGAACCGTGGCCGCATGTCAGGAGGGTAAGTCCCAGCATAAGAACCGCGACACGGCGATGAAAATGCTGCGGTCCAAATTGTACGAAGCGCAATGGCGGAAACAGGCCGAAGAACGCAGTGCCAACCGGAAATCCCAGGTGGGGTCGGGCGACCGGTCCGAACGTATCCGCACCTATAACTTCCCCCAAGGTCGGGTCACCGACCACCGCATCAATATGACGTTGTATGCGCTGGACGATGTCTTAAGCGGCAAAGACCTCGACAAATTCATCGACGCCCTGATCTCCGAGGAAAACGCGGAGAAACTGGCGGAGCTGGAATAA
- a CDS encoding twin transmembrane helix small protein encodes MNAIAVALMLVALVAVAASLFIGVFYMTRGREADHAKSNKMMQIRVYLQGFAIAMFVLAMLTGMKN; translated from the coding sequence ATGAACGCGATTGCCGTTGCCCTGATGCTGGTTGCCTTGGTTGCCGTTGCGGCATCGTTATTTATCGGCGTGTTCTACATGACCCGCGGCCGCGAAGCCGATCATGCCAAAAGCAACAAGATGATGCAGATCCGGGTTTATTTGCAGGGGTTCGCGATTGCAATGTTCGTTCTGGCCATGTTGACCGGGATGAAGAATTAA
- a CDS encoding DUF4167 domain-containing protein, which translates to MRHGNAGRRSRNNNNGNGGGHRGHNNRGNGGGHGRAPNRMQVFDSNGPEVRIRGTAHQIVEKYQTLAKDANAMGDRVLAESYLQHAEHYQRIISSWNDYAPVVNEAQSMDAVDLSAQPQPTIQPRHQAKAQEADLGLPSSIVGARVDVGSELADA; encoded by the coding sequence ATGAGACACGGCAACGCTGGCAGACGCTCCCGCAATAACAACAATGGCAATGGTGGCGGTCATCGCGGTCATAATAACCGTGGTAATGGCGGTGGCCATGGCCGCGCCCCGAACCGGATGCAGGTTTTTGACAGCAATGGGCCGGAAGTGCGCATTCGCGGCACCGCGCACCAGATCGTGGAGAAGTACCAGACGCTGGCCAAGGATGCCAACGCGATGGGTGACCGGGTTCTGGCCGAAAGCTATCTGCAACACGCCGAACATTATCAACGCATCATCAGCAGCTGGAACGATTACGCCCCGGTTGTGAACGAAGCACAAAGCATGGACGCCGTTGATCTGTCCGCCCAGCCGCAGCCGACCATCCAGCCGCGCCACCAGGCGAAAGCCCAAGAGGCCGATCTGGGCTTGCCGAGCAGCATTGTTGGGGCTCGTGTCGATGTTGGTTCAGAACTGGCTGATGCTTAA
- the ispG gene encoding flavodoxin-dependent (E)-4-hydroxy-3-methylbut-2-enyl-diphosphate synthase, with translation MSTHDDHTHVRPWRHIPRRKSRQIMVGNVPVGGDAPITVQTMTNTLTHDVAATVAQIKACEAAGVDIVRVSCPDAESSAALKDIVKQVNVPIVADIHFHYKRGVEAAQNGAACLRINPGNIGSEERVKEVIKAARDYNCSIRIGVNAGSLERDLLEKYGEPCPDAMVESGLRHIKILQDLDFHNFKISCKASDVFMAVAAYQMLAEQTDCPIHLGITEAGGLRTGTVKSSIGIGSLLWAGIGDTIRVSLSADPVEEVKVGFEMLKALGLRHRGVNVIACPSCARQQFDVIKTVSTLEDRLAHITTPMTISVIGCVVNGPGEALMTDIGLTGGGKGTHQIYIGGQTAHRLREGDESIVDHLVKMVEEKAAEIDAKSKDKAA, from the coding sequence ATGAGCACGCACGACGATCATACCCATGTCCGCCCATGGCGGCATATTCCGCGCCGTAAATCCCGCCAGATCATGGTGGGCAACGTTCCCGTGGGTGGGGACGCGCCGATTACGGTGCAGACGATGACCAACACGTTGACGCACGATGTGGCGGCAACCGTGGCGCAGATCAAGGCGTGCGAAGCCGCGGGCGTTGATATTGTCCGCGTGTCCTGCCCGGATGCTGAATCCTCCGCCGCGCTGAAAGATATTGTGAAGCAAGTGAACGTGCCGATCGTGGCCGATATTCATTTTCACTATAAACGCGGGGTTGAGGCGGCCCAGAACGGCGCGGCGTGCCTGCGGATCAATCCGGGCAATATCGGGTCGGAAGAGCGCGTGAAGGAAGTGATCAAGGCCGCACGTGATTACAATTGCTCGATCCGCATTGGCGTGAATGCTGGGTCGCTGGAACGCGATCTGCTGGAAAAATACGGCGAACCGTGCCCGGATGCGATGGTTGAATCGGGCCTGCGTCATATCAAGATTTTGCAGGATCTGGACTTCCACAATTTCAAAATTTCTTGCAAGGCGTCCGACGTCTTCATGGCCGTGGCCGCGTATCAAATGCTGGCCGAACAAACCGATTGCCCGATCCATCTGGGTATTACCGAAGCCGGCGGTTTGCGCACGGGTACGGTGAAATCATCCATCGGCATTGGCTCGCTGCTGTGGGCCGGGATTGGCGATACGATCCGCGTGTCCCTGTCCGCCGATCCGGTGGAGGAGGTGAAGGTCGGGTTTGAAATGCTCAAGGCCCTCGGCCTGCGCCACCGTGGCGTCAACGTCATTGCGTGCCCGTCCTGCGCGCGCCAGCAATTTGATGTGATCAAAACCGTCTCCACATTGGAAGACCGTCTGGCCCACATCACCACGCCGATGACCATTTCCGTGATCGGATGCGTGGTCAACGGCCCGGGTGAAGCGCTGATGACCGATATCGGCTTAACCGGTGGCGGTAAAGGCACGCACCAGATTTACATTGGCGGCCAGACCGCCCACCGCCTGCGCGAAGGGGATGAGAGCATCGTCGACCATCTGGTGAAGATGGTTGAGGAAAAAGCCGCCGAAATCGACGCCAAATCAAAGGATAAGGCGGCGTAA
- a CDS encoding helix-turn-helix domain-containing protein yields the protein MTEQQRREGEQGWEFYTDLPVGEILRRTRVHFEQSLDEVAGYLRIRASQLEALESGDVSQLPGRVYAIGYVRTYSEYLGLDGDKMVQLFKMQSVGQKEEMPELHFPAPASDSKVPGTMLVIASLLVMTVIGGGWVIMNAGTKEATIAAIPNVPVEMRADTATTDIPPPVQETVAASTAASLPGATVPGALAVATPQDSTAATAVPGDGTAATVAVDAATAAATAAEAVAAVTDPAATASAVPGQPVDPATGVAAATTPTESLAVPPAPPGRQIVISVKDRSWVEIRDKKGKALVSRILKPGETIVVPEENYGLRLDTGNAGGLELSINGEVIPALGRPGDILRGITLDEESLKNRPAVEERATAPARTAPSRSTSREDEEAIRALGLRE from the coding sequence ATGACTGAGCAGCAACGCCGCGAGGGCGAGCAAGGCTGGGAATTTTACACGGATCTTCCTGTGGGTGAGATCCTGCGTCGCACGCGCGTTCATTTTGAACAGTCGCTGGACGAGGTCGCGGGTTATTTGCGCATTCGCGCATCGCAATTGGAAGCACTGGAAAGTGGTGACGTGTCGCAACTGCCGGGCCGCGTGTACGCGATCGGTTATGTGCGCACCTATTCCGAATATCTCGGGCTGGACGGCGACAAGATGGTTCAGCTGTTCAAGATGCAATCGGTCGGACAAAAAGAAGAAATGCCGGAATTGCATTTCCCTGCACCGGCGTCTGACAGCAAAGTGCCGGGCACGATGCTGGTGATTGCGTCTTTGCTGGTCATGACCGTGATTGGTGGTGGCTGGGTCATCATGAATGCCGGAACGAAGGAAGCGACAATCGCCGCCATTCCGAATGTTCCCGTCGAAATGCGCGCCGACACGGCGACAACCGATATTCCGCCGCCGGTCCAAGAAACCGTTGCGGCCAGCACGGCGGCCTCGTTGCCTGGGGCGACGGTGCCGGGGGCTTTGGCTGTTGCAACACCGCAGGATTCTACCGCTGCCACGGCGGTTCCGGGTGATGGCACCGCGGCAACTGTTGCGGTTGATGCTGCGACGGCTGCGGCAACTGCGGCCGAGGCTGTGGCTGCGGTTACTGACCCTGCGGCAACGGCGTCGGCGGTTCCTGGTCAGCCGGTTGATCCGGCAACGGGCGTGGCTGCGGCAACGACACCGACGGAATCCTTGGCTGTTCCGCCCGCACCGCCGGGCCGTCAAATTGTCATCAGTGTGAAGGATCGGTCATGGGTTGAAATCCGTGACAAGAAGGGCAAAGCGCTGGTGTCCCGCATTCTGAAGCCGGGGGAAACCATCGTTGTGCCGGAAGAAAATTACGGTCTGCGTCTGGACACCGGGAATGCCGGCGGGTTGGAGCTGAGCATCAATGGCGAGGTCATTCCGGCCCTTGGGCGTCCGGGCGATATTTTGCGCGGCATTACGCTGGATGAGGAATCGTTGAAAAACCGTCCGGCTGTCGAGGAACGTGCCACCGCTCCGGCGCGCACGGCACCGTCTCGCAGCACTTCGCGCGAGGATGAAGAAGCCATCCGCGCTCTCGGTCTTCGTGAATAA
- the ubiG gene encoding bifunctional 2-polyprenyl-6-hydroxyphenol methylase/3-demethylubiquinol 3-O-methyltransferase UbiG, producing the protein MTAHKSRTTDPDEIRHFAKDSAHWWDETGPFAPLHRLNPVRMGFIRDVLAPDAGGSLRPLAGLKILDIGCGGGLVSEPLARMGADVTGLDADDVAIGVAQTHAEAGGLDIRYLNDNAEDLAGREPGAFDCVVALEIVEHVADIDLFIAAIARLCRPGGTVIMSTLNRTPKSFALGIVAAEYILRWVPTGTHDWKKFVKPAELAAAMRRHGLIPARSSGLIFNPLTNSFSLSKRDLDVNYLMVAHKPETKKK; encoded by the coding sequence GTGACAGCGCACAAATCCAGAACAACAGACCCGGACGAAATCCGCCATTTTGCCAAGGACTCCGCCCATTGGTGGGATGAAACCGGGCCATTTGCGCCGTTGCACCGTTTAAACCCGGTCCGGATGGGCTTTATCCGCGATGTTCTGGCCCCGGATGCGGGCGGGTCATTGCGCCCCCTCGCCGGCCTGAAAATTCTGGATATTGGTTGCGGTGGCGGACTGGTGTCCGAACCACTGGCCCGGATGGGCGCGGATGTTACGGGGCTGGATGCCGACGATGTGGCGATTGGCGTCGCCCAAACCCATGCCGAAGCGGGCGGGCTGGATATCCGTTATTTGAATGACAATGCCGAGGATCTGGCCGGGCGCGAACCCGGCGCGTTTGATTGCGTGGTCGCCCTCGAAATCGTCGAGCATGTCGCCGACATTGATTTGTTTATCGCCGCCATTGCCCGACTGTGCCGTCCCGGTGGCACGGTGATCATGTCCACGCTGAACCGCACACCGAAATCCTTCGCTCTTGGCATCGTCGCGGCGGAATATATTTTGCGGTGGGTCCCAACCGGAACGCATGATTGGAAAAAATTCGTAAAGCCCGCCGAACTGGCCGCCGCCATGCGTCGCCATGGCCTGATCCCGGCGCGCAGCAGCGGGTTGATTTTCAACCCGCTGACCAATTCATTCAGCCTGTCCAAACGTGATCTGGACGTCAATTACCTGATGGTCGCCCACAAACCGGAGACGAAAAAGAAATGA
- a CDS encoding aspartate kinase, with protein MARLVLKFGGTSVAGIPEIENAAEKVVAEVARGHQVAVVVSAMAGVTNQLVDFCRGISPLHDAREYDAVVSSGENITAGLMALALQKRGVMARSWQGWQVPLVTNDMHGKARIEEIRTVEFDKRLSAGEVAVLAGFQGVTPMNRISTLGRGGSDTTAVALAAALKADRCDIYTDVNGVYTTDPRIVPNARKLARVSYEEMVEMASLGAKVLQTRSVEMAMKQNVPVQVLSTFEPSIGSDLPGTLVTREEDIVEQHIVNGITYSRDEAKITLINVPDIPGIAASVFGPLSNANINVDMIVQNVSHDGKLTDMTFTVTRADLDRALETLKNVASLKDLKIHTDARVAKVSVVGIGMKSHAGVAQTMFAALAEKGINIQAISTSEIKISVLIAEDYTELAIRALHTAYGLD; from the coding sequence ATGGCCCGCCTTGTCCTGAAATTCGGAGGAACCTCCGTCGCCGGTATTCCGGAGATCGAAAACGCCGCTGAAAAAGTGGTGGCCGAGGTTGCACGTGGGCATCAGGTCGCGGTGGTTGTATCCGCCATGGCGGGGGTCACGAACCAGCTGGTCGATTTTTGCCGCGGCATCAGCCCACTGCACGATGCACGGGAATATGACGCGGTGGTGTCCAGCGGTGAGAACATTACCGCCGGGTTGATGGCGCTGGCCCTGCAAAAACGTGGCGTCATGGCGCGGTCGTGGCAGGGGTGGCAGGTGCCGCTGGTCACCAACGACATGCACGGCAAGGCCCGTATCGAAGAAATCCGCACCGTCGAATTTGATAAACGCCTGAGCGCGGGCGAAGTCGCCGTGTTGGCGGGGTTTCAGGGTGTGACGCCCATGAATCGCATTTCCACGCTGGGCCGTGGCGGGTCGGACACGACCGCCGTTGCGCTGGCCGCCGCGTTAAAGGCCGATCGTTGCGATATTTACACCGACGTGAACGGCGTTTACACGACCGACCCGCGCATTGTGCCCAACGCCCGCAAACTGGCGCGCGTGTCGTACGAAGAAATGGTTGAAATGGCGTCATTGGGGGCGAAGGTGTTGCAAACACGCTCCGTCGAAATGGCGATGAAACAGAATGTTCCGGTTCAGGTGTTGTCCACCTTTGAACCGTCGATCGGCAGTGACCTGCCCGGAACCCTTGTCACCAGAGAGGAAGACATCGTGGAACAGCATATCGTCAACGGCATTACCTACAGCCGCGATGAAGCGAAAATCACCCTCATCAACGTGCCGGATATTCCGGGCATTGCGGCTTCTGTCTTTGGTCCGTTGAGCAACGCTAACATCAATGTCGATATGATCGTTCAAAACGTATCGCATGATGGCAAATTGACCGACATGACGTTCACCGTGACGCGCGCCGATCTGGACCGCGCGTTGGAAACGTTGAAAAATGTTGCGTCGTTGAAAGATTTGAAAATCCACACCGACGCCCGCGTGGCCAAGGTGTCCGTCGTCGGTATTGGTATGAAGAGCCACGCCGGTGTGGCGCAGACCATGTTCGCGGCGCTGGCGGAGAAGGGCATTAATATCCAGGCCATCTCCACCTCGGAAATCAAAATCAGCGTTCTGATCGCCGAGGATTACACCGAATTGGCCATCCGCGCCCTGCATACGGCGTATGGGCTGGATTGA
- the clpB gene encoding ATP-dependent chaperone ClpB, with protein sequence MDFEKFTEKTRSFLQKAQTLAMRSDHQSLEPEHLLKVMLQDEDGMVQRLIGAAGGDVNRLMRDVEGALAKIPSVTGGGAGGLRISTDLAKILDNSLNLAEKSGDKFITAERILQAFLLARSADVAGLIEASGVNSAKLNQAINDMRKGRTADTASAEGGFDALRRYARDLTEVAREGKLDPVIGRDEEIRRTIQVLSRRTKNNPVLIGEPGVGKTAIIEGLALRIVNGDVPESLKDKRLMALDLGALLAGAKFRGEFEERLKSVMDEIKSHAGEIILFLDELHTVVGAGKAEGSMDAGNMLKPALARGELHMVGATTLDEYRKHIEKDAALARRFQPVFVSEPTVEDTISILRGLKEKYEMHHGVRITDSAIVAAATLSHRYITDRFLPDKAIDLVDEASSRLRMQVDSKPEAVDELDRRIIQLKIERQALQKEKDSASLDRLEKLESELTELEKKSADLTGAWKAEKDKLGAAQRLTEELDKARTELERAQREGNLEKASELLYGRIPELERLLEKASQANGATGAMIKEQVEDDDIAAVVSKWTGIPVDKMLEGERDKLLKMDEKLMERVVGQEAAVHAVSNAVRRARAGLQDPRRPIGSFLFLGPTGVGKTELTKALAEFLFDDDTALIRLDMSEYMEKHSVARMIGAPPGYVGYEEGGALTEAVRRRPYQVVLFDEVEKAHPDVFNVLLQVLDDGRLTDGQGRTVDFSNTVLIMTSNLGADHLVNQKEGEDVEKVRGPVMEAVRKAFRPEFLNRLDEILLFRRLGRDQMAGIVEIQLGYLRKLLADKRITLEMDAKAIQWLADKGYDPAYGARPLKRVIQNTMQNPLAGMILQGDIRDGSTVAVTVGKGDQLDFKVTKTGPAKVAA encoded by the coding sequence ATGGATTTTGAAAAATTTACCGAAAAAACGCGCTCTTTCCTGCAGAAGGCCCAGACGCTGGCCATGCGGTCGGATCATCAGTCGCTGGAGCCGGAGCATCTGTTGAAGGTGATGTTGCAGGATGAGGACGGTATGGTCCAACGCCTGATCGGTGCGGCGGGCGGTGATGTGAACCGCTTGATGCGCGATGTTGAGGGTGCGCTGGCCAAAATCCCGTCGGTAACGGGTGGTGGCGCGGGTGGTTTGCGCATTTCAACTGATCTGGCAAAAATACTCGATAACAGTTTGAATTTGGCCGAAAAATCCGGTGACAAGTTCATCACGGCGGAGCGCATTTTGCAGGCCTTCCTGCTGGCGCGATCTGCGGATGTCGCGGGGTTGATTGAGGCCTCGGGTGTCAATTCCGCAAAGCTTAATCAAGCGATCAACGACATGCGCAAGGGCCGTACGGCCGATACGGCGAGCGCTGAGGGCGGTTTCGACGCCTTGCGCCGTTATGCCCGCGATCTGACTGAAGTGGCCCGTGAGGGCAAATTAGACCCGGTTATCGGCCGGGATGAGGAGATCCGCCGCACGATCCAGGTTCTGTCCCGCCGGACCAAGAACAACCCGGTCCTGATCGGGGAGCCGGGCGTGGGTAAGACGGCCATTATCGAGGGCCTGGCCCTGCGGATCGTCAATGGTGATGTCCCGGAAAGTCTGAAGGACAAGCGACTGATGGCGCTGGATTTGGGGGCCTTGCTGGCCGGGGCCAAATTCCGCGGAGAATTTGAGGAGCGGCTGAAGTCCGTGATGGACGAGATTAAATCCCACGCTGGGGAAATCATCCTGTTCTTGGATGAGCTTCACACGGTTGTTGGGGCTGGTAAGGCCGAGGGGTCGATGGATGCGGGCAATATGCTGAAGCCCGCGCTGGCCCGGGGTGAACTGCACATGGTTGGGGCCACCACGCTGGATGAATACCGCAAGCATATCGAGAAAGATGCGGCGCTGGCGCGACGCTTCCAACCCGTTTTCGTGTCAGAGCCAACGGTTGAAGATACGATCTCTATCCTACGGGGATTAAAGGAAAAATACGAAATGCACCATGGGGTTCGTATCACGGATTCCGCGATCGTTGCGGCGGCCACATTGTCGCATCGTTACATCACGGATCGGTTCTTGCCGGACAAGGCGATCGACCTGGTGGATGAGGCGTCCAGCCGTCTGCGGATGCAGGTGGATTCCAAGCCTGAAGCGGTGGATGAATTGGATCGCCGGATAATTCAGTTGAAGATCGAGCGCCAAGCCCTTCAAAAAGAAAAAGATTCTGCGTCTTTGGATCGGCTGGAAAAGCTGGAATCTGAGCTGACCGAGCTGGAGAAGAAGTCTGCCGATTTGACCGGGGCGTGGAAGGCTGAGAAAGACAAATTGGGCGCGGCCCAGCGTTTGACTGAGGAGCTGGATAAGGCCCGAACCGAATTGGAACGTGCCCAGCGCGAGGGCAATCTGGAGAAAGCGTCCGAGTTGCTCTATGGCCGTATCCCGGAACTGGAACGTTTGCTGGAAAAGGCGTCCCAAGCCAACGGGGCCACCGGGGCCATGATCAAGGAGCAGGTTGAGGATGATGATATCGCCGCCGTGGTCAGCAAATGGACCGGGATTCCCGTTGATAAAATGCTTGAAGGTGAGCGTGATAAGCTTCTGAAAATGGATGAAAAATTGATGGAGCGTGTGGTTGGGCAAGAGGCCGCCGTTCACGCTGTATCGAACGCCGTGCGCCGCGCACGGGCGGGTCTTCAGGACCCACGCCGTCCCATCGGTTCGTTCCTGTTCCTCGGCCCCACAGGGGTTGGGAAAACGGAGCTGACCAAGGCGTTGGCTGAATTCCTGTTTGATGATGATACGGCTCTGATCCGGTTGGACATGTCCGAATACATGGAAAAACACTCGGTCGCCCGCATGATTGGCGCACCCCCCGGCTATGTCGGGTATGAGGAGGGCGGAGCCCTGACCGAGGCGGTTAGAAGACGCCCGTATCAGGTTGTTTTATTTGACGAAGTTGAGAAAGCCCACCCGGATGTTTTCAACGTCCTGCTGCAGGTTCTGGATGATGGCCGTTTGACCGATGGGCAGGGCCGGACAGTGGATTTCTCCAATACCGTTTTGATCATGACCTCGAACCTGGGCGCCGACCATCTGGTGAACCAGAAAGAGGGCGAGGATGTCGAGAAAGTCCGCGGGCCGGTGATGGAAGCCGTTCGCAAGGCGTTCCGCCCGGAATTCCTGAACCGTCTGGACGAAATCCTGCTGTTCCGCCGTTTGGGCCGGGATCAGATGGCCGGGATCGTGGAAATCCAGCTGGGGTATCTGCGTAAGCTTCTGGCCGATAAACGCATCACGCTGGAGATGGATGCCAAGGCGATCCAGTGGCTGGCCGATAAGGGGTACGATCCGGCCTATGGCGCGCGCCCGCTGAAACGGGTGATCCAGAACACCATGCAGAACCCGCTGGCCGGGATGATCCTGCAGGGCGATATCCGCGACGGGTCCACCGTGGCGGTGACCGTTGGCAAGGGCGATCAGCTGGATTTCAAAGTCACCAAGACCGGTCCGGCCAAGGTGGCGGCGTAA